One Coffea arabica cultivar ET-39 chromosome 5e, Coffea Arabica ET-39 HiFi, whole genome shotgun sequence DNA segment encodes these proteins:
- the LOC113687686 gene encoding probable inactive receptor kinase At3g08680, with protein sequence MIAIPIHSGMIVIELRAGQVSFRFIGNSRIMQRGSIPWLAALAGLALFVSGCNGGESSEIELFFNFIRALDPKTVLRIEWSRSLRHPCSNQWNVVVRCKMVSLFGRPVTEIRLQNLNLSGILDAETLCKLPNLCVLILAKNRIRGTVPDSIANCKSLMHLDLSNNLLTGSLPAVALSKLKNLKRFDISNNHNGSTDPQLNREARRVRKYWLVSEISQANAISKGENSNKRYAFSPAPEDVSHGKQSSKNDDNPRKHWQSWMVVIAMGVTFVLLLIFFTKLKAVQAAKDTEITRELELSLSPPKSPHVEIVVEEKAEERHSELVFFIEKHERFGLEELLEASADLRRPGHCSSLYRVRLKNNATFAVKRLKKLQVSFEEFGQTMRRIGNLKHQNILSLVGYNSSKEKKFLIYRFQNNGSLLTLFNDYIEGKRNLPWKLRLSIAIGIARGLNFIYQWPEDGEIIPHGNIKPSNIMLDEKEEPLISEYGIAKFLVSNKARFFNSSSYAAPEKRLTEQADVYSFGVILLELLTGKFAEMQKNGLDLPKWVKAKVREEWTGEVFDKEIEKFEMYGFSLLNISLMCVSELPGDRPSISEVLQKIQEVVTAQEDISSSSTNSVESI encoded by the exons ATGATAGCAATTCCCATCCACTCGGGAATGATCGTCATTGAATTGAGAGCAGGACAAGTATCATTCCGATTTATTGGCAACTCTAGGATCATGCAGAGGGGCAGCATTCCTTGGCTGGCAGCTTTGGCAGGTTTAGCTTTATTTGTCAGCGGCTGCAATGGAGGTGAGTCATCTGAAATCGAGCTATTTTTCAACTTCATTCGTGCTCTTGATCCCAAAACTGTATTGAGAATTGAGTGGAGTCGGTCACTACGACATCCATGTTCAAATCAGTGGAATGTAGTAGTTAGATGCAAGATGGTTAGTCTATTTGGCCGCCCTGTAACAGAAATCAGACTTCAAAACCTGAACCTTAGTGGGATTCTGGATGCAGAGACACTATGCAAACTACCAAATTTGTGTGTGCTTATCTTAGCCAAGAATCGAATCCGAGGGACCGTCCCCGATTCCATAGCAAATTGCAAAAGCCTGATGCACTTGGACTTGAGCAACAATTTGTTGACAGGAAGCCTACCTGCAGTAGCTCTTAGTAAGCTGAAAAATCTTAAAAGATTTGATATTTCTAACAATCATAATGGTAGTACGGATCCTCAATTGAATCGTGAAGCCAGACGTGTGAGGAAATATTGGCTTGTTTCAGAAATATCACAAGCCAATGCTATTAGCAAAGGcgaaaattcaaataaaagatATGCATTCTCTCCAGCTCCGGAAGATGTATCACATGGCAAGCAAAGTTCAAAGAATGACGATAATCCGCGTAAACATTGGCAATCGTGGATGGTCGTTATAGCTATGGGAGTCACATTTGTTCTGCTGCTCATTTTTTTCACGAAGCTGAAAGCTGTCCAAGCAGCTAAAGACACAGAGATTACAAGGGAACTCGAACTCTCTCTTTCCCCCCCGAAAAGTCCTCATGTCGAGATTGTGGTAGAAGAAAAGGCGGAAGAACGACATTCAGAGCTCGTGTTCTTCATAGAAAAGCATGAAAGGTTTGGTTTGGAAGAGCTTCTTGAAGCTTCAGCTGACCTGCGAAGGCCGGGGCATTGTAGCAGTCTTTACAGGGTAAGACTGAAGAATAATGCCACTTTTGCCGTCAAAAGATTGAAAAAGTTGCAGGTGTCCTTTGAGGAGTTTGGCCAAACAATGAGAAGGATTGGGAATTTGAAGCATCAAAACATCCTATCTCTTGTTGGTTACAATTCCTCTAAAGAGAAAAAATTCTTAATCTACAGATTTCAAAATAATGGAAGTCTACTAACTCTGTTCAACG ATTATATCGAGGGCAAAAGGAATTTGCCATGGAAACTTCGATTATCAATAGCAATTGGGATAGCGAGGGGATTGAACTTCATATATCAGTGGCCTGAAGACGGGGAGATCATCCCCCATGGCAACATTAAGCCTTCAAACATCATGTTGGACGAGAAGGAAGAACCACTCATTAGTGAATATGGAATTGCAAAGTTTTTAGTTTCCAACAAAGCACGTTTCTTCAACTCCTCCAGTTACGCAGCACCTGAAAAACGACTGACTGAGCAGGCAGATGTTTACAGCTTTGGAGTGATCCTTCTTGAGCTATTAACAGGGAAGTTTGCAGAAATGCAGAAGAATGGGTTGGACCTTCCGAAGTGGGTGAAGGCCAAGGTGCGCGAGGAATGGACCGGAGAGGTCTTTGACAAGGAGATTGAAAAGTTTGAGATGTATGGTTTTTCACTGTTAAACATCTCTCTCATGTGTGTGTCAGAATTGCCTGGAGACCGACCTTCCATCTCTGAAGTACTGCAGAAAATACAGGAAGTCGTAACTGCTCAAGAAGATATTTCTTCCTCCTCCACAAATTCTGTTGAATCAATCTAG
- the LOC113743503 gene encoding probable serine/threonine-protein kinase WNK11 isoform X1, translating to MQKYEKLTSMGSDAANADTEPFVEVDPSGRYGRYNELLGSGSVKKVYRAFDQEEGIEVAWNQVKLQKFCEDKAMIERLYSEVRLLRTLKNKNIIALYSVWRDEEKKTLNFITEVCTSGNLREYRKKHRQVSLKALKKWSRQILKGLNYLHTHEPCIIHRDLNCSNVFINGNIGQVKIGDLGLAAIVGKSHCARTMVGTPEFMAPELYEEDYTELIDIYSFGMCVLEMVTLELPYSECDNVAKIYKKVMSGVRPQAMDKIKDPEVKAFVEKCLAKPRDRPSAADLLEDPFFDGIVDDDDDNAEDNIRL from the exons atgcaaaaatatgagaaa CTAACAAGCATGGGCTCTGATGCGGCCAATGCAGACACGGAGCCATTCGTGGAGGTTGATCCCAGTGGCCGATATGGCCGGTATAATGAGCTTCTGGGCTCAGGATCAGTGAAGAAAGTGTACAGGGCATTCGATCAAGAGGAAGGAATAGAGGTGGCTTGGAACCAAgtgaaattgcagaaattctgTGAAGATAAAGCTATGATTGAGAGGCTATATTCTGAGGTTAGGTTGCTGAGGACATTAAAGAACAAGAATATTATAGCCCTGTACTCTGTGTGGAGAgatgaggaaaagaaaacattgaattttaTCACTGaagtttgtacttctgggaatTTGAGGGAGTACAGGAAAAAGCATAGGCAGGTTTCGTTGAAGGCATTGAAGAAATGGTCCAGGCAAATTCTCAAGGGTTTGAACTATTTGCATACTCATGAACCCTGTATCATTCATCGAGATCTGAATTGCAGCAATGTGTTCATCAATGGCAATATTGGACAG GTGAAGATTGGTGATTTGGGATTGGCTGCAATTGTGGGGAAGAGTCATTGTGCACGTACAATGGTTGGCACCCCAGAATTCATGGCCCCAGAGCTATACGAGGAGGATTACACCGAGTTGATTGATATATATTCATTTGGTATGTGTGTGCTTGAGATGGTAACCCTTGAATTGCCCTACAGTGAGTGTGACAATGTTGCAAAGATATACAAGAAGGTGATGTCTGGGGTGAGACCTCAAGCCATGGACAAGATTAAGGACCCTGAGGTGAAGGCATTCGTAGAGAAGTGCCTTGCAAAGCCAAGGGATAGGCCCTCAGCTGCTGATCTTCTCGAGGACCCGTTCTTTGATGGGATAGTTGACGATGATGACGATAATGCAGAGGATAATATTCGTCTATGA
- the LOC113743503 gene encoding probable serine/threonine-protein kinase WNK11 isoform X2, with protein sequence MLTSMGSDAANADTEPFVEVDPSGRYGRYNELLGSGSVKKVYRAFDQEEGIEVAWNQVKLQKFCEDKAMIERLYSEVRLLRTLKNKNIIALYSVWRDEEKKTLNFITEVCTSGNLREYRKKHRQVSLKALKKWSRQILKGLNYLHTHEPCIIHRDLNCSNVFINGNIGQVKIGDLGLAAIVGKSHCARTMVGTPEFMAPELYEEDYTELIDIYSFGMCVLEMVTLELPYSECDNVAKIYKKVMSGVRPQAMDKIKDPEVKAFVEKCLAKPRDRPSAADLLEDPFFDGIVDDDDDNAEDNIRL encoded by the exons ATG CTAACAAGCATGGGCTCTGATGCGGCCAATGCAGACACGGAGCCATTCGTGGAGGTTGATCCCAGTGGCCGATATGGCCGGTATAATGAGCTTCTGGGCTCAGGATCAGTGAAGAAAGTGTACAGGGCATTCGATCAAGAGGAAGGAATAGAGGTGGCTTGGAACCAAgtgaaattgcagaaattctgTGAAGATAAAGCTATGATTGAGAGGCTATATTCTGAGGTTAGGTTGCTGAGGACATTAAAGAACAAGAATATTATAGCCCTGTACTCTGTGTGGAGAgatgaggaaaagaaaacattgaattttaTCACTGaagtttgtacttctgggaatTTGAGGGAGTACAGGAAAAAGCATAGGCAGGTTTCGTTGAAGGCATTGAAGAAATGGTCCAGGCAAATTCTCAAGGGTTTGAACTATTTGCATACTCATGAACCCTGTATCATTCATCGAGATCTGAATTGCAGCAATGTGTTCATCAATGGCAATATTGGACAG GTGAAGATTGGTGATTTGGGATTGGCTGCAATTGTGGGGAAGAGTCATTGTGCACGTACAATGGTTGGCACCCCAGAATTCATGGCCCCAGAGCTATACGAGGAGGATTACACCGAGTTGATTGATATATATTCATTTGGTATGTGTGTGCTTGAGATGGTAACCCTTGAATTGCCCTACAGTGAGTGTGACAATGTTGCAAAGATATACAAGAAGGTGATGTCTGGGGTGAGACCTCAAGCCATGGACAAGATTAAGGACCCTGAGGTGAAGGCATTCGTAGAGAAGTGCCTTGCAAAGCCAAGGGATAGGCCCTCAGCTGCTGATCTTCTCGAGGACCCGTTCTTTGATGGGATAGTTGACGATGATGACGATAATGCAGAGGATAATATTCGTCTATGA
- the LOC113743503 gene encoding probable serine/threonine-protein kinase WNK11 isoform X3 has protein sequence MGSDAANADTEPFVEVDPSGRYGRYNELLGSGSVKKVYRAFDQEEGIEVAWNQVKLQKFCEDKAMIERLYSEVRLLRTLKNKNIIALYSVWRDEEKKTLNFITEVCTSGNLREYRKKHRQVSLKALKKWSRQILKGLNYLHTHEPCIIHRDLNCSNVFINGNIGQVKIGDLGLAAIVGKSHCARTMVGTPEFMAPELYEEDYTELIDIYSFGMCVLEMVTLELPYSECDNVAKIYKKVMSGVRPQAMDKIKDPEVKAFVEKCLAKPRDRPSAADLLEDPFFDGIVDDDDDNAEDNIRL, from the exons ATGGGCTCTGATGCGGCCAATGCAGACACGGAGCCATTCGTGGAGGTTGATCCCAGTGGCCGATATGGCCGGTATAATGAGCTTCTGGGCTCAGGATCAGTGAAGAAAGTGTACAGGGCATTCGATCAAGAGGAAGGAATAGAGGTGGCTTGGAACCAAgtgaaattgcagaaattctgTGAAGATAAAGCTATGATTGAGAGGCTATATTCTGAGGTTAGGTTGCTGAGGACATTAAAGAACAAGAATATTATAGCCCTGTACTCTGTGTGGAGAgatgaggaaaagaaaacattgaattttaTCACTGaagtttgtacttctgggaatTTGAGGGAGTACAGGAAAAAGCATAGGCAGGTTTCGTTGAAGGCATTGAAGAAATGGTCCAGGCAAATTCTCAAGGGTTTGAACTATTTGCATACTCATGAACCCTGTATCATTCATCGAGATCTGAATTGCAGCAATGTGTTCATCAATGGCAATATTGGACAG GTGAAGATTGGTGATTTGGGATTGGCTGCAATTGTGGGGAAGAGTCATTGTGCACGTACAATGGTTGGCACCCCAGAATTCATGGCCCCAGAGCTATACGAGGAGGATTACACCGAGTTGATTGATATATATTCATTTGGTATGTGTGTGCTTGAGATGGTAACCCTTGAATTGCCCTACAGTGAGTGTGACAATGTTGCAAAGATATACAAGAAGGTGATGTCTGGGGTGAGACCTCAAGCCATGGACAAGATTAAGGACCCTGAGGTGAAGGCATTCGTAGAGAAGTGCCTTGCAAAGCCAAGGGATAGGCCCTCAGCTGCTGATCTTCTCGAGGACCCGTTCTTTGATGGGATAGTTGACGATGATGACGATAATGCAGAGGATAATATTCGTCTATGA
- the LOC113691044 gene encoding truncated FRIGIDA-like protein 1, producing MATATTQKSISKELELVDGKKAKLKSAFEELQAHYSVTNLKWEDLDSYFTSLQSHLLHKFSRLQSQKPDPKPLSHPQPQQPKQKETPAKDLSNPVPARAELKSFCENMDGLGLRNYILDRPRERAAIRVELADAWKYAPDPAKLVVDAMQGLVADDSGSGTSVDLGGLRRVGVVLLEELMRAKVEIRDGVKEKAKAIAAEWKGKLAAASSGSGSGGDGGGEEDGLEKLCFLHMLAAFGLVENDGFDLNELVEYAAVIARYRQVVELCRALKFGDKISDIIQKLIGEGKHLLAVKFVFQFEMTDRFPPVPLLKTYVLDSKKLAQKVRKDGKSSRQSLNEAAAKEISSLKSVIRIIEDHNLESQYSKDILLKRVEKLEKERTSKKRPAPVPAVKAQQQKPNVGKQSRKIGAAGRSTFQKNVATYPTVPTVQQPHMQMAGLLADPYLSTSAAAYGLAGSTPAVAPYGGTSAGIYGLPGTHIDPSVAGLYPSETSTRPSYYDRSVVYGGYGFPPQYHQAYYPQ from the exons ATGGCGACGGCGACCACCCAGAAATCAATCTCAAAGGAACTAGAACTGGTCGATGGAAAAAAGGCCAAACTTAAATCAGCATTCGAAGAGCTTCAAGCCCATTATTCTGTCACCAATCTCAAATGGGAAGACTTAGATTCGTACTTCACCTCCCTCCAGTCCCACCTCCTCCACAAGTTCTCCCGCCTCCAATCCCAAAAACCCGACCCGAAACCCCTGTCCCACCCACAGCCCCAGCAGCCCAAACAGAAAGAAACTCCAGCCAAGGATTTGTCGAACCCAGTTCCGGCTCGGGCTGAATTGAAGTCTTTCTGTGAGAATATGGATGGGTTAGGGTTGAGAAATTATATACTCGACCGCCCCAGAGAACGGGCTGCTATTCGGGTCGAATTGGCGGACGCTTGGAAGTACGCGCCGGACCCAGCTAAATTGGTTGTCGATGCCATGCAGGGGTTGGTTGCGGATGATTCGGGTTCGGGTACGAGTGTGGACTTGGGTGGGTTGAGGAGGGTGGGCGTGGTTTTGTTAGAGGAGTTGATGAGGGCTAAAGTGGAGATTAGGGACGGGGTTAAGGAGAAGGCGAAGGCGATAGCGGCTGAGTGGAAGGGGAAATTGGCTGCCGCCAGTAGTGGTAGTGGTAGTGGTGGTGATGGTGGAGGTGAGGAGGATGGATTGGAAAAGTTGTGTTTTTTGCATATGTTGGCTGCATTTGGGTTAGTGGAGAATGATGGTTTTGACTTGAATGAGCTGGTTGAGTATGCTGCTGTAATCGCGAGGTATCGACAGGTTGTGGAGTTGTGTCGTGCCCTTAAGTTTGGCGATAAGATTTCTG ACATAATTCAGAAACTTATTGGCGAGGGCAAACATCTTTTGGCTGTTAAGTTCGTATTCCAATTTGAGATGACGGACAGGTTCCCACCGGTGCCTTTGCTGAAAACCTATGTATTAGATTCAAAGAAACTTGCTCAGAAAGTTCGCAAGGATGGAAAGAGTTCTCGTCAATCTTTA AATGAGGCAGCTGCAAAAGAAATTAGCTCGCTCAAATCAGTCATTAGAATTATTGAAGATCACAATTTGGAATCTCAGTATTCAAAGGACATCCTTCTGAAGCGTGTTGAGAAGCTAGAAAAAGAAAGGACAAGTAAGAAGCGACCTGCACCTGTCCCTGCAGTCAAAGCTCAACAACAGAAGCCCAATGTAGGTAAGCAGAGTAGGAAGATTGGAGCTGCTGGCAGGTCTACATTCCAAAAGAATGTTGCTACCTATCCAACTGTTCCAACAGTCCAACAACCTCATATGCAGATGGCAGGTTTATTGGCAGATCCATACCTCAGTACATCTGCAGCAGCCTATGGCTTGGCAGGCTCAACTCCTGCTGTTGCCCCATATGGAGGCACATCTGCTGGCATTTATGGGTTGCCAGGGACCCATATAGACCCTTCTGTAGCCGGTCTATACCCTTCTGAAACCTCCACGCGACCTAGTTACTATGATAGGTCAGTTGTTTATGGTGGATATGGTTTCCCACCTCAGTACCATCAAGCTTACTATCCTCAGTAG